A section of the Sedimentisphaera cyanobacteriorum genome encodes:
- a CDS encoding WD40 repeat domain-containing protein has product MKTLKVSVWLTLTAASLSWASIQINHQCTITSTFPIHHAKISAAGNIAVLGSEYSRNIRIYDAYTGQLNGQYTLPEDCETESLALSANGQIIAAGVQGSDDIYILNSSGGLINSFSAATLSSQGWKVSITNDGSTIYAGVHNQFIKLRVSDGTILENKTIETDVWSIWEVSLSETAGKVLLRTNSDIIITDTSGNVLSNYDIVEGNNMTSGDLSPEGDMFAVQYNDPDGEYRNELYTINGTEKWSEANTYYCRRISLDSNGYTYFTDADGYPCFYSEYGGRAAQYGDIHYGNIVDSIPSGMKVITASSNSTTAKVYNIYDIWTSYDDLPRPEFRITDYYPDGRVNIELLNSEAYPDQMFEEAPELAPCGLNYNSSRSWVLFYNQDDLLIYGSCAIDSAEDFRDLKYPINREDHEGVYMQIWDRKADMYYNSRLQYLDDIRPAADVNGDYLVDLGDVALMAKDWLREVLSYVNVNWWDIDERASGLSSDSIDASDGNRFGIDSFFIYETNEGRYGKFIIDDYDESDNHAITISWKTYDYDGSLYSEGSGLTIVGTYSADLDEGVLSPYGSGNRDFSWTMSSSETRFLTPKNGASFKIIYRADAD; this is encoded by the coding sequence ATGAAAACGTTAAAGGTTTCTGTCTGGCTTACGCTGACTGCAGCATCTTTAAGCTGGGCATCAATTCAAATTAATCATCAATGTACAATTACCTCCACCTTCCCAATCCATCATGCAAAGATATCCGCAGCTGGCAATATAGCGGTTTTGGGCAGCGAATATAGCAGAAATATCAGAATATACGATGCATATACAGGGCAGCTTAACGGGCAATACACCCTGCCTGAAGATTGCGAAACCGAATCTTTAGCCTTATCTGCTAATGGCCAGATTATAGCTGCAGGTGTGCAGGGAAGCGATGATATTTACATCCTAAACAGTTCTGGAGGTTTGATAAACAGCTTTTCAGCAGCTACTCTCAGCAGCCAAGGCTGGAAAGTTAGCATTACCAATGACGGTTCAACTATCTACGCAGGGGTACATAACCAATTTATTAAATTGCGTGTGAGCGATGGTACAATTCTTGAAAACAAGACCATCGAAACAGACGTCTGGTCGATTTGGGAAGTTTCGTTAAGCGAAACAGCCGGCAAGGTTCTTCTGCGAACTAACAGCGATATTATCATAACTGACACCTCTGGCAATGTGCTTTCAAATTATGATATTGTCGAAGGCAATAATATGACAAGCGGCGATCTTTCACCTGAAGGAGATATGTTTGCAGTTCAATACAACGACCCGGACGGTGAATACAGAAATGAGCTATACACAATAAACGGAACTGAGAAATGGAGCGAAGCTAACACCTACTACTGCAGACGTATATCGCTTGATTCTAACGGCTATACATATTTTACCGACGCTGATGGTTATCCATGTTTTTATTCTGAATATGGCGGCAGAGCAGCTCAGTACGGCGATATTCATTACGGGAACATTGTAGATTCTATTCCCAGCGGGATGAAAGTTATTACTGCTTCTTCAAATTCAACCACAGCAAAGGTTTACAACATTTACGATATATGGACATCCTACGATGACCTGCCGCGGCCTGAATTTAGGATAACAGACTACTACCCGGACGGGCGAGTGAATATTGAGCTGCTGAACTCAGAAGCCTACCCCGATCAGATGTTTGAAGAGGCTCCGGAGCTGGCGCCGTGCGGACTTAATTACAACTCAAGCAGATCTTGGGTGCTGTTTTACAATCAGGATGACCTTCTAATCTACGGAAGCTGTGCAATCGATTCAGCAGAAGATTTCAGAGACTTGAAATACCCAATTAACAGAGAAGACCATGAAGGGGTTTATATGCAGATTTGGGACAGAAAAGCTGATATGTACTATAATTCAAGGCTCCAGTATTTAGATGACATTCGCCCTGCTGCAGATGTGAACGGAGATTATCTCGTTGATCTCGGGGATGTTGCTTTGATGGCCAAAGACTGGCTGCGGGAGGTTCTTTCCTATGTTAATGTAAACTGGTGGGACATAGACGAAAGAGCAAGTGGGCTTTCATCGGATTCAATAGATGCCTCAGACGGAAATCGGTTTGGTATTGATTCGTTTTTCATCTACGAGACCAACGAAGGCAGATACGGAAAATTTATCATTGATGATTACGATGAATCTGATAATCACGCTATAACAATCTCTTGGAAGACCTACGATTACGACGGCAGCTTATACTCAGAGGGCTCAGGTCTTACGATAGTAGGAACCTACAGCGCAGATTTGGATGAGGGAGTTTTATCCCCTTACGGCAGCGGGAATCGTGATTTTTCTTGGACAATGTCCAGCTCAGAAACAAGATTTCTCACCCCTAAAAACGGAGCATCTTTTAAGATCATATACAGAGCGGATGCGGATTAA
- a CDS encoding acyl-CoA thioesterase: MSYIIMSSGKIHKPVTETEIVPRYSETDQGGIVHNSVYPIYFEIGRTELLRENGMAYSFLEENNCRMVVAEIQVKFRRPAYYDQQLTLKTECSNVTKAKIEHTYTLFRADTKLTVAEGKTIVACVDSKGKPMKIPDYLYPAG; this comes from the coding sequence ATGAGTTATATTATAATGTCTTCAGGTAAAATACACAAACCAGTAACAGAAACTGAAATTGTGCCCAGATACTCCGAAACAGATCAGGGCGGAATAGTACACAACAGCGTTTATCCAATATACTTTGAGATAGGCCGAACAGAGCTGCTGCGTGAGAACGGAATGGCGTATTCATTTTTAGAGGAGAATAACTGCAGGATGGTGGTTGCTGAGATTCAGGTGAAATTCCGAAGGCCTGCATACTACGACCAGCAGCTTACGCTCAAAACTGAATGCAGTAATGTTACAAAGGCCAAAATTGAGCATACATACACGCTTTTCAGGGCTGATACAAAGCTGACAGTCGCTGAGGGCAAAACAATCGTAGCCTGTGTTGACAGTAAAGGCAAGCCGATGAAAATACCGGATTACCTCTACCCGGCTGGATAA